In a genomic window of Bordetella petrii:
- a CDS encoding ATP-binding cassette domain-containing protein — protein sequence MFVNLSEFEFLQYLEPGRAEPAHETPAVAPAQPAVRVTLRDLHKYYGERHVLKGLDLDIAPGEFVAVVGRSGCGKSTLLRLLAGLEAPSAARGQPQAHAAVRFDTVAQAGADERVRIMFQDARLLPWKRVIDNVAIGLSERERGRAAAVLRQVGLGERGGEWPAALSGGQKQRVALARALLHRPGLLLLDEPLGALDALTRLDMQQLIEDLWRRDGFTAVLVTHDVHEAVALADRILVIEAGQIVLDQRVALARPRNRGSAAFAALEARVLDAVLERRGEPPGARAAPLAPVIAIGHLRLAV from the coding sequence TCAGCGAATTCGAGTTCCTGCAGTACCTGGAGCCGGGCCGCGCCGAGCCGGCACACGAGACGCCGGCTGTCGCGCCCGCCCAGCCGGCGGTGCGAGTGACTCTGCGCGATCTGCACAAATACTATGGCGAACGGCATGTCCTGAAAGGGCTGGACCTGGATATCGCCCCGGGCGAGTTCGTGGCCGTGGTGGGCCGCAGCGGTTGCGGCAAGAGCACGCTGCTGCGCCTGCTGGCGGGCCTGGAAGCGCCTTCGGCCGCGCGCGGCCAGCCGCAAGCCCACGCGGCCGTGCGCTTCGACACTGTGGCGCAGGCCGGCGCCGATGAACGCGTGCGCATCATGTTCCAGGACGCGCGGCTGCTGCCATGGAAGCGGGTAATCGACAACGTCGCCATCGGCCTGTCTGAGCGCGAGCGTGGCCGGGCGGCCGCCGTGCTGCGGCAGGTCGGCCTGGGCGAGCGCGGCGGCGAATGGCCGGCGGCGCTGTCGGGCGGCCAGAAGCAGCGCGTGGCGCTCGCCCGCGCGCTGCTGCATCGGCCCGGGTTGCTGCTGCTGGACGAACCGCTGGGCGCGCTCGATGCGCTGACACGCCTGGACATGCAGCAGCTGATCGAAGACCTGTGGCGCCGCGACGGCTTCACCGCGGTGCTGGTGACCCACGATGTGCATGAAGCCGTGGCCTTGGCCGACCGCATCCTGGTCATCGAAGCAGGGCAGATCGTATTGGACCAGCGCGTGGCTTTGGCGCGGCCGCGCAACCGTGGTAGCGCCGCCTTCGCGGCCCTCGAGGCCCGCGTGCTGGACGCGGTGCTCGAACGCCGCGGCGAGCCGCCCGGCGCGCGGGCTGCGCCGTTGGCGCCGGTCATCGCCATTGGCCATCTGCGGCTGGCCGTCTAG
- a CDS encoding TOBE domain-containing protein, giving the protein MSIPSINARNQFRGRIKEIILGPVLSEVDVDTPAGTVTSVITTRSVKELDLQVGSEVLAFVKATEVSVAKL; this is encoded by the coding sequence ATGAGCATCCCGTCCATCAACGCCCGCAACCAGTTCCGCGGCCGCATCAAGGAAATCATCCTCGGCCCCGTGCTGTCCGAAGTCGACGTGGACACGCCCGCCGGCACGGTGACTTCAGTGATCACTACGCGTTCTGTCAAAGAGCTCGACCTGCAGGTCGGTTCGGAAGTGCTGGCCTTTGTGAAGGCTACGGAGGTTTCGGTCGCCAAGCTCTAG
- a CDS encoding mechanosensitive ion channel domain-containing protein, protein MYFESALPRAWSAVPWVLRACRTLLLLATLCLGGLAHASPAGQAESATPEAAAGLTPARLADLLDDPATRQQLIERLRSEAPAQHAAAQTGQAGGPHPSLPTRIARSAQLFLAGMATDAGRAVDELTALASGAGMPPPRRAALVAELLGLAAVAAATIAAFLLLRALASFVYARIDRWVAHPPAGPAHRGGAASAMMRRAAAMLGALAIDIAIVLLAGLAGYLAGLYGTGQRGAVSTAQSLFVDAFVAVEIAKALIRGVFATRYPMLRLFAMADDVARYWNARLGRVAAVIGYGLLLAEPVAKALLSPSIGELLGLVIMVAAYIYAVRIIWRNRLVLRERLEQRAARGSSYFGTWFRLLARTWHVLALGYFTVLLVVSQVDTERALPFMVEATAQSLVALAVGALLIMALAGLLARRIKLPEDVRRKLPMLEARVNAYVPAALRGLGVLIRIVVALFVLDAWRVFDLSSWIASDAGAAAVRMVVNVAIILLVAAVVWTVIASIIEHRLSLGEGRGMPTARERTLLALFRNAALIVIVTLTVLVVLSQIGVDIAPLIAGAGVVGLAIGFGSQKLVQDIITGVFIQLENGMNQNDVVQVAGIFGTVEKITIRSVGIRTLDGGYHLIPFSSVDVVSNHMRDFSYHLGEYTIAHRESVDDAVLHLRRAFEELMQDELLAPEVLEEISIPGVTSLSEKGVTIRVLIKTTPGMQWAVQRGYNRLVKKHFNAAGIELPYPHTVVYFGQDKNGYAPPANLYMQTDRPDEHGNARAAGQMRRRLSKEQGAAAEDVLGNELDRVANDPDADSKPA, encoded by the coding sequence ATGTATTTCGAGTCGGCGCTGCCGCGCGCATGGTCGGCTGTTCCATGGGTTCTGCGGGCGTGCCGCACGCTGCTGTTGCTGGCAACGCTGTGCCTGGGCGGTCTCGCCCACGCGTCCCCGGCGGGCCAGGCAGAATCCGCCACGCCCGAAGCCGCCGCCGGGCTCACGCCCGCGCGCCTGGCAGATCTGCTCGACGACCCGGCCACGCGGCAGCAGCTCATCGAACGGCTGCGCAGCGAGGCGCCCGCTCAGCATGCCGCCGCGCAGACGGGCCAGGCCGGCGGCCCTCATCCGTCGCTGCCCACTCGCATCGCGCGCAGCGCCCAGTTGTTCCTGGCCGGCATGGCCACGGACGCGGGCCGCGCGGTAGATGAACTGACCGCGCTGGCCAGCGGCGCCGGCATGCCGCCGCCGCGCCGCGCCGCACTGGTCGCCGAGCTGTTGGGGCTGGCCGCCGTGGCCGCGGCCACCATTGCCGCCTTCCTTTTGCTGCGCGCCCTGGCGTCGTTCGTTTACGCGCGCATCGACCGCTGGGTGGCCCATCCACCCGCCGGGCCGGCGCATCGGGGCGGCGCCGCGTCGGCCATGATGCGGCGCGCCGCCGCCATGCTCGGAGCCCTGGCCATCGACATTGCCATCGTGCTGTTGGCAGGGCTGGCGGGCTATCTGGCGGGGCTGTACGGAACGGGGCAGCGCGGCGCCGTCAGCACCGCGCAGTCGCTCTTCGTCGATGCCTTTGTCGCCGTGGAAATCGCCAAGGCCCTGATCCGCGGCGTATTCGCCACGCGCTATCCCATGCTGCGCCTGTTTGCCATGGCCGACGATGTGGCCCGCTATTGGAACGCCCGCCTGGGGCGGGTGGCGGCCGTCATCGGCTACGGCCTGTTGCTGGCCGAGCCGGTGGCGAAGGCGTTGCTGTCGCCATCCATAGGCGAGCTGCTGGGGCTGGTCATCATGGTGGCGGCCTATATCTACGCGGTGCGCATCATATGGCGCAACCGTCTGGTGCTGCGCGAGCGGCTGGAGCAACGCGCCGCACGCGGGTCCTCATACTTCGGCACCTGGTTCCGCCTGCTGGCCCGCACCTGGCACGTGCTGGCTCTGGGCTATTTCACCGTGCTGCTGGTGGTCAGCCAGGTCGATACCGAAAGGGCGCTGCCGTTCATGGTCGAGGCTACGGCCCAGTCGCTGGTGGCCCTGGCCGTCGGTGCTTTGCTGATCATGGCGCTGGCCGGCCTGCTGGCGCGCCGCATCAAATTGCCCGAAGACGTGCGCCGCAAGCTGCCCATGCTTGAGGCCCGCGTCAATGCCTACGTGCCGGCGGCGCTGCGCGGCCTGGGCGTGCTGATCCGCATCGTGGTCGCGCTGTTCGTGCTGGACGCCTGGCGCGTGTTCGATTTGTCCAGCTGGATCGCGTCCGATGCCGGCGCGGCCGCGGTGCGCATGGTGGTCAACGTAGCCATCATCCTGCTGGTTGCCGCCGTGGTCTGGACGGTGATCGCCAGCATCATCGAGCACCGGCTCAGCCTGGGCGAAGGGCGCGGCATGCCCACGGCGCGCGAGCGCACCTTGCTGGCGCTGTTCCGCAACGCCGCGCTGATCGTCATTGTGACGCTGACGGTGCTGGTCGTGCTGTCGCAGATCGGCGTGGACATCGCGCCGCTGATCGCCGGGGCAGGGGTGGTGGGCCTGGCGATCGGTTTCGGTTCGCAGAAACTGGTGCAGGACATCATCACAGGCGTGTTCATCCAGCTGGAAAACGGCATGAACCAGAACGACGTGGTGCAGGTGGCCGGCATTTTCGGCACCGTTGAAAAAATCACGATCCGTTCGGTGGGCATACGCACGCTGGATGGCGGCTACCACCTGATTCCGTTTTCGTCGGTGGACGTGGTGTCCAACCACATGCGCGATTTCTCGTACCACCTGGGCGAATACACCATCGCGCACCGCGAAAGCGTCGACGACGCGGTGCTCCACCTGCGGCGCGCGTTTGAAGAACTGATGCAAGACGAACTGCTGGCGCCCGAAGTGCTTGAAGAAATCAGCATTCCCGGCGTCACGTCGCTGAGCGAGAAGGGCGTGACCATCCGGGTGCTGATCAAGACCACGCCCGGCATGCAGTGGGCGGTGCAGCGCGGCTACAACCGCCTGGTCAAGAAGCACTTCAACGCGGCCGGCATCGAGCTTCCGTACCCGCACACCGTGGTCTATTTCGGCCAGGACAAGAACGGCTACGCGCCGCCCGCCAACCTGTACATGCAGACCGACCGGCCCGACGAGCACGGCAATGCCCGGGCCGCCGGGCAGATGCGCCGCCGGCTCTCCAAAGAGCAGGGCGCGGCCGCCGAAGACGTGCTGGGCAACGAGCTGGACCGGGTGGCGAACGATCCGGATGCCGATTCCAAACCGGCTTAG
- a CDS encoding DUF411 domain-containing protein, giving the protein MPSTPLSFLPARRRLLLGLALAPAAAWAAPSAPLVQVWKSPTCGCCTDWISHLRDHGFRVEVQEVPSTAEVRNRLGIPAEYGSCHTGLVDGYALEGHVPASDIQRMLRERPAAIGLAVPGMPLGSPGMDGPEYQGRKHPYEVLLVRRWGLTRVYQAYL; this is encoded by the coding sequence ATGCCATCGACCCCGCTTTCGTTTCTTCCGGCGCGCCGCCGCCTGCTCCTGGGCCTGGCGCTGGCGCCGGCCGCGGCATGGGCCGCGCCATCGGCGCCCCTGGTCCAAGTATGGAAATCGCCCACCTGTGGCTGCTGCACCGACTGGATCTCCCACCTGCGCGATCACGGTTTCCGGGTCGAGGTGCAAGAAGTGCCCAGCACCGCCGAAGTGCGCAATCGGCTGGGCATACCGGCTGAGTACGGTTCTTGCCATACCGGGCTGGTTGATGGCTATGCCCTTGAAGGCCACGTGCCCGCCTCCGACATCCAGCGCATGCTGCGCGAACGGCCGGCCGCCATCGGGCTGGCCGTACCCGGCATGCCGCTGGGCTCGCCCGGCATGGACGGCCCCGAATACCAGGGCCGCAAGCACCCCTACGAAGTACTGCTGGTCAGGCGCTGGGGCCTCACGCGGGTCTACCAGGCGTATCTGTAG
- a CDS encoding M20 family metallopeptidase translates to MSRAAAIANAEQCFDSGAFRALLARRLAVPTESQNPDRAGELAAYLESEMRPAFEAMGFECCTLTHDKARAPFLYAERIEDPALPTVFGYGHGDVIRGLEPEWHPGLSPWKLTEQDGRWYGRGIADNKGQHSVNMEALRLVLETRGKLGFNVKYLIEMGEETGSMGLRELCAQHKDRFSADLLIASDGPRLSPQRPTVFLGARGSLNFDLSIEARAGGHHSGNWGGLISNPGIQLAHAIATLVSPTGQIRVPEWVPAELPASVRRALADCQVDGGADGPVIEPDWGEPGLSPAERVFGWCSFEVLAYKTGNPETPVNAIPPRAWARCQLRFVVGVDPDDLLPALRRHLDRQGFPMVKVQTTRETMFRATRIDPDDPWVRWAVESLERTSGKKAAILPNLGGSLPNDIFTEVLGLRTIWVPHSYPGCSQHAPNEHLPPELLREGLTLMTGLYWDLGAGDTPPR, encoded by the coding sequence ATGAGCCGCGCCGCCGCCATCGCCAATGCCGAACAGTGTTTTGACTCCGGCGCCTTTCGCGCACTGCTGGCACGCCGGCTGGCCGTGCCCACCGAAAGCCAGAACCCCGACCGAGCCGGCGAGCTGGCAGCCTACCTGGAATCGGAAATGCGGCCGGCATTTGAAGCCATGGGCTTCGAATGCTGCACGCTCACGCACGATAAAGCCCGCGCCCCGTTCCTGTATGCCGAGCGCATCGAAGATCCCGCCCTGCCCACGGTGTTCGGCTACGGCCACGGCGACGTCATCCGCGGCCTGGAGCCCGAATGGCATCCCGGGTTGTCGCCCTGGAAACTGACCGAGCAGGACGGCCGCTGGTACGGGCGCGGCATCGCCGACAACAAGGGGCAGCACAGCGTCAACATGGAGGCGCTGCGCCTGGTGCTGGAAACACGCGGCAAGCTGGGCTTCAACGTGAAATACCTGATCGAGATGGGCGAGGAAACCGGGTCGATGGGCCTGCGCGAATTGTGCGCGCAGCACAAAGACCGCTTTTCGGCCGACCTGCTGATCGCCTCTGACGGGCCCCGCCTGAGTCCGCAGCGCCCCACGGTATTCCTGGGCGCGCGCGGCAGCCTGAATTTCGACCTGAGCATCGAGGCGCGCGCTGGCGGCCACCATTCAGGCAACTGGGGCGGACTGATCTCGAACCCCGGCATCCAGCTGGCGCATGCCATTGCCACCCTGGTGTCGCCCACCGGCCAGATCCGCGTGCCCGAATGGGTGCCGGCTGAACTACCGGCCAGCGTGCGCCGCGCCCTGGCCGACTGCCAGGTGGATGGCGGCGCCGACGGGCCGGTCATCGAGCCCGATTGGGGCGAGCCTGGCCTGTCGCCCGCCGAGCGGGTTTTCGGCTGGTGCTCGTTCGAAGTGCTGGCCTACAAGACCGGCAACCCCGAAACGCCGGTCAACGCGATCCCGCCGCGCGCCTGGGCGCGCTGCCAACTGCGCTTCGTGGTGGGCGTGGACCCCGACGACCTGCTGCCCGCCCTGCGCCGGCATCTGGACCGCCAGGGCTTCCCCATGGTGAAGGTGCAGACCACGCGCGAAACCATGTTCCGCGCCACCCGCATCGACCCCGATGATCCATGGGTGCGCTGGGCGGTGGAGTCGCTGGAACGCACCAGCGGCAAGAAGGCGGCGATTCTGCCCAACCTGGGCGGTTCGCTGCCGAACGATATCTTTACGGAAGTGCTGGGCCTGCGCACCATATGGGTGCCGCACTCGTATCCGGGCTGCTCGCAGCATGCGCCTAACGAACACCTGCCGCCGGAACTGCTGCGCGAAGGCCTGACCCTGATGACCGGGCTGTATTGGGACCTGGGCGCGGGCGATACGCCGCCGCGCTGA
- a CDS encoding ABC transporter ATP-binding protein: MDALIQARDVSRSFTVKTGMFQPRRTLHAVNGVDLGVERGGVLGVVGESGCGKSTLARLLLGLIPTTGGAISIDGEDIRGMSRRSLARRVQPVFQDPYSSLNPRRDIASIVSLPLEVHGIPNPRRHKAIEMLERVGLPARLAGNTPGQLSGGQRQRVAIARALVMNPEIVICDEPTSALDVSVQAQIMNLLMSLRQEFNLTYVFISHNLAVVEHIATRVAVMYLGRVVESAPAAELFRQPRHPYTQALLASVLTPEPGLGIPDTGLGLSFPDPINPPSGCPFHPRCRHAMPQCRQDRPALLPQEQALVACHLYPPSFQGSVQP; the protein is encoded by the coding sequence ATGGACGCGCTGATCCAGGCTCGCGACGTCAGCCGCAGTTTCACCGTCAAAACCGGCATGTTCCAGCCGCGCCGCACCCTGCACGCCGTCAACGGCGTGGACCTGGGCGTCGAACGCGGCGGCGTGCTGGGCGTGGTGGGAGAGTCGGGTTGCGGCAAATCCACCCTGGCCCGCCTGCTGTTGGGGTTGATCCCCACCACCGGCGGCGCCATCAGCATCGACGGCGAAGACATACGCGGCATGTCGCGCCGCAGCCTGGCGCGCCGCGTGCAGCCGGTGTTCCAGGACCCCTATTCTTCGCTGAATCCGCGCCGCGATATCGCCTCGATCGTGTCGCTGCCGCTGGAAGTGCATGGCATTCCCAATCCGCGCCGGCACAAGGCCATTGAAATGCTCGAGCGGGTGGGCTTGCCGGCGCGCCTGGCCGGCAACACGCCCGGCCAGCTGTCAGGCGGCCAACGGCAGCGCGTGGCCATTGCGCGGGCCCTGGTGATGAACCCCGAGATCGTTATCTGCGACGAGCCCACCTCGGCGCTGGACGTCTCGGTGCAGGCGCAGATCATGAACCTGTTGATGTCGCTGCGCCAGGAATTCAACCTGACTTACGTATTCATCAGCCATAACCTGGCCGTGGTGGAGCATATCGCCACCCGCGTCGCCGTGATGTACCTGGGCCGCGTGGTCGAATCGGCGCCCGCCGCCGAGTTGTTCCGCCAGCCGCGCCATCCTTATACTCAGGCCTTGCTGGCTTCGGTGCTCACGCCCGAACCGGGGTTGGGCATCCCCGACACCGGGCTGGGCCTGTCGTTTCCCGACCCGATCAACCCGCCGTCGGGCTGCCCGTTCCACCCGCGCTGCAGGCACGCCATGCCGCAGTGCCGGCAAGACCGCCCCGCCCTGCTGCCTCAGGAACAGGCGCTGGTCGCCTGCCACCTTTATCCGCCGTCTTTCCAAGGATCAGTACAGCCATGA
- a CDS encoding ABC transporter ATP-binding protein, whose translation MSAADSEIVLNVQDLRVDIDTPRGPVHAVRGVSFEVRRGETLCLVGESGCGKSMTSLAVMGLLPRAARRSTTRLEVLGEDLSRAGRRRVNALRGNKMAMIFQEPMTALNPAYNIGEQLAEHYRHHRHATAAQARDRAVELLEKVGIASAAQRLGQYPHQLSGGLRQRVMIAMALMCGPELLIADEPSTALDVTIQAQILRLLADLQSELGIAMVLITHDLGVVARIARQVAVMYAGQIVEQGPVAEMFAAPRHPYTEGLLACIPVPGRTPAGTPLGTIPGVVPALTGELRGCAFHDRCRHAQAACRQDIPVRQAPPGRQWRCIREAA comes from the coding sequence ATGAGCGCCGCCGATTCCGAGATCGTGCTGAACGTGCAGGACCTGCGCGTCGACATCGATACGCCGCGCGGCCCCGTGCACGCGGTGCGCGGCGTATCGTTCGAGGTGCGGCGCGGCGAAACGCTTTGCCTGGTGGGCGAGTCGGGCTGCGGCAAGTCGATGACCTCGTTGGCCGTCATGGGCCTGCTGCCGCGTGCCGCGCGGCGCAGCACCACGCGCCTGGAGGTGCTGGGCGAAGACCTGTCGCGGGCCGGCCGGCGGCGGGTCAATGCGCTGCGCGGCAACAAGATGGCCATGATCTTCCAGGAGCCCATGACTGCGTTGAATCCGGCCTACAACATCGGCGAGCAACTGGCCGAGCACTACCGCCACCATCGTCACGCCACGGCCGCACAGGCACGCGACCGCGCGGTGGAACTGCTGGAGAAAGTCGGAATTGCCTCGGCGGCGCAGCGCCTGGGCCAGTACCCACACCAGCTTTCCGGAGGCCTGCGCCAGCGCGTGATGATCGCCATGGCGCTGATGTGCGGCCCCGAGCTGCTGATCGCCGACGAACCCAGCACCGCCCTGGATGTGACCATACAGGCGCAGATACTGCGCCTGCTGGCCGACCTGCAGAGCGAGCTGGGCATCGCCATGGTGCTCATCACCCACGATCTGGGCGTGGTGGCGCGCATTGCCCGCCAGGTGGCGGTGATGTATGCCGGGCAGATCGTCGAGCAGGGCCCGGTGGCAGAGATGTTCGCCGCGCCGCGGCATCCGTACACCGAAGGCCTGCTGGCCTGTATCCCGGTGCCAGGCCGCACGCCCGCGGGCACGCCCCTGGGCACCATTCCGGGCGTCGTGCCGGCGCTGACCGGCGAGTTGCGCGGCTGCGCCTTCCACGACCGCTGTCGCCACGCGCAGGCGGCGTGCCGGCAAGATATTCCGGTGCGCCAGGCGCCGCCCGGCCGCCAATGGCGCTGCATACGGGAGGCCGCCTGA
- a CDS encoding ABC transporter permease, with translation MAAPMPPVLAESPAPVPAPAAPARLTWRRLRHNKALLVGGAILLLIVLVALLAPWLAPHDPYFQDLAHRTAPPVWYDKGSWLHPLGTDQLGRDYLSRLFYGARISLLIGASVALISGLIGTTLGMAAGYFGGRVDMVVSFLVTTRLSMPVILVALATVAIVGGSLWVVIMVLGLLKWDRFAVVMRSATQQVRSLEYVSAAQAAGASTWRIVRGEVLPNVVPHLIVIATLEAASAILLEAALSFLGLGVQPPLPSWGLMISEAKAYMFFSFWLIAIPGSALALLIFAINLAGDGLHQWLTPEDRA, from the coding sequence ATGGCCGCGCCGATGCCTCCCGTGCTGGCCGAATCGCCCGCCCCGGTCCCCGCCCCTGCCGCGCCGGCCCGCCTGACATGGCGCCGGCTGCGCCACAACAAGGCGCTGTTGGTGGGCGGCGCCATTCTGCTGCTGATTGTCCTGGTGGCGCTGCTGGCCCCCTGGCTGGCGCCGCACGACCCGTACTTCCAGGACCTGGCCCACCGCACGGCCCCGCCGGTCTGGTACGACAAGGGCAGCTGGCTGCATCCGCTGGGCACCGATCAACTGGGCCGCGACTACCTGTCGCGCCTGTTCTACGGCGCGCGCATTTCCCTGCTGATCGGCGCCAGCGTGGCGCTGATCTCCGGCCTGATCGGCACCACGCTGGGCATGGCGGCTGGCTATTTCGGCGGGCGCGTCGACATGGTGGTGTCGTTCCTGGTCACCACCCGGCTGTCGATGCCGGTCATTCTGGTGGCCCTGGCCACCGTCGCCATCGTGGGCGGCTCGCTGTGGGTCGTGATCATGGTGCTGGGCCTGCTGAAATGGGACCGCTTCGCCGTCGTGATGCGCAGCGCCACGCAGCAGGTGCGTTCGCTGGAATACGTCTCGGCCGCGCAGGCGGCCGGCGCCTCCACCTGGCGCATCGTGCGCGGCGAAGTGCTGCCCAACGTCGTGCCGCACCTGATCGTCATCGCCACGCTCGAGGCGGCCAGCGCCATCCTGCTGGAGGCCGCGCTGTCGTTCCTGGGGCTGGGCGTACAGCCGCCCCTGCCGTCATGGGGATTGATGATTTCGGAAGCCAAGGCCTACATGTTCTTTTCGTTCTGGCTGATCGCCATACCCGGCAGCGCGCTGGCGCTGCTGATCTTCGCCATCAACCTGGCCGGCGACGGCCTGCACCAGTGGTTGACGCCCGAGGACAGGGCCTAG
- a CDS encoding ABC transporter permease, producing the protein MLAFMIRRLGLAVLVALTVSVLAFLLLHLSGDPAVALAGEGARQADIDMIRKAYGLDRPVIVQYADWLWNILNGHFGTSVYFKTDAGPLIFSKLQTTLMLGLAALGVALLISIPLGVLAALYKDSLADRLCLAVAVLGQALPNFFFALLLIMLFSITWRVLPVSGSGTWQHFVMPAIALGYYVAPAFMRLIRAGMIEVLGADYIRTARAKGLPAGKVIFKHALRNAIVPVVALAAVQLGYLLGGSVVIETIFALDGLGYLAYQSITFKDYPVMQLIVLLLSVLYVLLTLAADVANAWLDPRIRVS; encoded by the coding sequence ATGCTTGCATTCATGATCCGGCGGCTGGGATTGGCGGTGCTGGTGGCGCTGACGGTCTCGGTCCTGGCCTTCCTGCTGCTGCACTTGTCGGGCGACCCGGCCGTGGCGCTGGCCGGCGAAGGCGCGCGCCAGGCCGACATCGACATGATCCGCAAGGCGTACGGGCTGGACCGCCCGGTCATCGTGCAATACGCCGACTGGCTGTGGAACATTCTGAATGGCCACTTCGGCACTTCGGTGTACTTCAAGACCGATGCCGGGCCGCTGATCTTCTCGAAGCTGCAGACCACCCTGATGCTGGGCCTGGCGGCGCTGGGCGTGGCGCTGCTGATCTCCATACCGCTGGGCGTGCTGGCGGCGCTGTACAAGGACAGCTTGGCCGACCGCCTGTGCCTGGCGGTTGCCGTGCTGGGCCAGGCGCTGCCCAATTTCTTCTTCGCGCTGCTGTTGATCATGTTGTTCTCGATCACCTGGCGCGTGCTGCCCGTTTCGGGCAGCGGCACCTGGCAGCATTTCGTGATGCCGGCCATCGCGCTGGGCTATTACGTGGCGCCCGCGTTCATGCGCCTGATCCGCGCCGGCATGATCGAGGTGCTGGGCGCCGACTACATCCGCACCGCCCGCGCCAAGGGGCTGCCGGCCGGCAAAGTCATCTTCAAGCACGCGCTTCGCAACGCCATCGTGCCGGTAGTGGCGCTGGCGGCGGTGCAGCTGGGCTATTTGCTGGGCGGCTCGGTGGTCATCGAGACTATCTTCGCGCTGGACGGGCTGGGCTATCTGGCCTACCAGAGCATCACCTTCAAGGATTATCCCGTCATGCAGCTGATCGTGTTGCTGCTCTCGGTGCTATACGTGCTGCTGACCCTGGCGGCCGATGTGGCCAATGCCTGGCTCGACCCTCGGATCCGGGTGTCCTGA
- a CDS encoding ABC transporter substrate-binding protein produces MAECRVSFVASLSFRLPAALLLAGALAAQPAWAGKQDDTLRMAYDQAPESVDPYFNNVRIGVIIAANVWDTLLYRDPLTNEYKGQLAKSWKQVDDKTLEFELREGVKFHNGEEFDADSVVYTLNFVADPKNKATTQQNVRWIDKVEKLGKYKVRLTTKEPFPAAKEYLSTTVAIHPAKYYAEVGPQGMNAKPVGTGPYKVTEYVPGKSITLQANKDYFKDSPKAQPKIGKVVIRFIPDRQTQMAEVISGGEDFIMHVPKDQAEQLKTLPQLQVKSGNTMRIVFMQMNILDNTPAPQLKDERVRKAILHAIDREAIIKNIVGEGAEVLNTICTPSQVGCTDEGAPVYKYDPALSKKLLAEAGYPDGFDIDIVAYRERNQTEAIINYLQAVGIRAKLNFLQYAAMRDMIRGGKASLTHQTWGSNLVNDVSASTPVYFSFGKDDITHDPKVRELLDKGDHTIDSAARDAAYKQALTMIAEHAYAAPLWSLPVYYVASKDVDFTPYPDELVRFWDMSWK; encoded by the coding sequence ATGGCTGAATGTCGCGTCAGTTTCGTTGCATCGTTGTCTTTTCGGCTTCCCGCCGCCCTATTGCTGGCCGGCGCGCTAGCCGCGCAGCCGGCCTGGGCCGGCAAGCAGGATGACACCCTGCGCATGGCCTACGACCAGGCCCCCGAAAGCGTAGACCCGTATTTCAATAACGTGCGCATTGGCGTGATCATCGCCGCCAATGTTTGGGACACACTGCTGTACCGAGATCCGCTGACCAACGAATACAAAGGCCAACTGGCCAAGAGCTGGAAACAGGTCGACGACAAGACGCTGGAATTCGAACTGCGCGAAGGCGTCAAGTTTCACAACGGCGAGGAATTCGACGCCGACTCGGTGGTGTACACCCTGAATTTCGTTGCCGACCCGAAGAACAAGGCCACCACGCAACAGAACGTGCGGTGGATCGACAAGGTCGAGAAGCTGGGCAAGTACAAGGTGCGCCTGACCACCAAAGAGCCCTTCCCGGCCGCCAAAGAGTACCTGTCGACTACCGTGGCCATTCATCCGGCCAAGTACTACGCCGAGGTCGGCCCGCAGGGCATGAACGCCAAGCCGGTGGGCACCGGCCCATACAAGGTGACCGAGTACGTGCCGGGCAAATCCATCACACTGCAAGCCAATAAAGACTATTTCAAGGACTCGCCCAAGGCGCAGCCCAAGATCGGCAAGGTCGTGATCCGCTTCATCCCTGATCGCCAGACTCAGATGGCCGAGGTCATTTCGGGCGGCGAAGATTTCATCATGCACGTGCCCAAGGACCAGGCCGAGCAGTTGAAGACGCTGCCCCAGCTGCAGGTCAAGAGCGGCAACACGATGCGCATCGTGTTCATGCAGATGAACATCCTGGACAACACGCCGGCGCCGCAACTGAAGGACGAGCGGGTGCGCAAGGCCATCCTGCACGCCATCGACCGCGAAGCCATCATCAAGAACATCGTGGGAGAAGGCGCGGAAGTGCTCAACACCATCTGCACGCCGTCGCAGGTGGGGTGCACCGACGAAGGCGCGCCGGTGTACAAGTACGATCCCGCGCTGTCGAAGAAACTGCTGGCCGAGGCCGGCTACCCCGATGGCTTCGACATCGACATCGTGGCCTACCGCGAGCGCAACCAGACCGAGGCCATCATCAACTACCTGCAGGCCGTGGGCATACGCGCCAAGCTGAATTTCCTGCAATACGCGGCCATGCGCGACATGATCCGCGGGGGCAAGGCGTCGCTGACGCACCAGACCTGGGGATCGAACCTGGTCAACGACGTGTCGGCCTCGACCCCGGTGTATTTTTCGTTCGGCAAGGACGACATCACGCACGATCCGAAAGTGCGCGAACTGCTCGACAAGGGCGACCACACGATCGACAGCGCGGCGCGCGACGCTGCCTACAAGCAGGCTCTGACGATGATCGCCGAGCACGCCTACGCCGCGCCCCTGTGGTCGCTGCCGGTGTATTACGTGGCCAGCAAGGACGTCGATTTCACACCCTATCCCGATGAACTGGTGCGCTTCTGGGACATGAGCTGGAAATAA